The Hevea brasiliensis isolate MT/VB/25A 57/8 chromosome 1, ASM3005281v1, whole genome shotgun sequence genome has a window encoding:
- the LOC110667142 gene encoding uncharacterized protein LOC110667142 isoform X3, which produces MKNVADFGLAKFFSEIDIRQIPVDKKEASIYKDSENSHFDESSDVYSFGVLLLELISGRKIYEGHISIVNWARPLMINGDSVNVNYNSLVDSTLEGDYNKSEMERVIYCAAASVYSKFSRYRPTMEQMVRTLEGKMTHKKLWVVEETQSSKDYEAYELRTFTFPELANATGHFTNARLLGGGGFGTVYRGSLSRDIDVAIKKLNFELDGQQKEEFEKEVNAVGIVRHRNLVKLVGYCSEKFDRLLVLEFVPNKSLRSHLNDEERRSNLKWSERMKIAIGSAKGLAYLHEECNSKIIHRDIKAENILLDNNYKPKIADFGLAKFFPETNSVTHISSCWKGTNVYADPENYYPQKGENILQKISEKSDVYSFGVVLLELITGRKIFDEHQVDIVNWAKPLMIKGDSVEIEYSCLVDSLLRRDYIKSEMKLMIYCAAASLYRPSKLRPRMKQIVEALEGKIPCNELWVAEDINYIAGKPYKPEMMKRPSLLKKFDFGDLATAAGSFSGAHLLRQHDLCPVYEGVLPNSDQRVAIKRLRYELSQQQKDEFKKEIMAISNVYHRNIVNLIGYCSDDDDNRLLVFEFVPNNSLKFHLHEGGSSTINWSNRMKIAVGSAKGLKYMHEDSGHKILHLYVKSDNILLNDKFIPKLAEFGSAKIFPDALTHLSISQIMINSGYMAPEYQATNKLTDKLDIYSFGVILLELITGKQPFGHFSGHTNMVKWAKPMLSKSLFEGKDMSNFVDEELQGCYDPKQMDQMVACVLACVHDDPQRRPPMSRILEVLEGRKSLEETILFLNLNNR; this is translated from the exons GTTGCAGATTTTGGGCTCGCTAAATTCTTTTCAGAAATTGATATCAGACAAATCCCCGTTGATAAAAAAGAAGCTAGCAT TTATAAAGATTCAGAAAATTCTCATTTTGATGAAAGTTCAGATGTTTATTCCTTTGGTGTTTTGTTACTAGAGCTTATTAGTGGAAGAAAAATTTATGAAGGCCATATTAGTATTGTGAATTGG GCAAGGCCTCTAATGATCAACGGGGATTCAGTTAATGTTAATTATAATAGTCTTGTTGATTCTACATTGGAAGGAGACTACAATAAAAGTGAAATGGAACGAGTAATTTATTGTGCTGCTGCTAGCGTATATAGTAAATTCTCAAGGTATCGGCCAACAATGGAACAG ATGGTTAGAACTCTCGAAGGAAAAATGACTCATAAGAAATTATGGGTTGTTGAAG AAACGCAATCATCTAAGGATTATGAAGCATATGAACTGAGGACATTTACATTTCCAGAACTAGCAAATGCAACTGGTCATTTCACCAACGCCAGACTCCTTGGTGGTGGTGGTTTTGGTACTGTCTATAGGGGATCCCTTTCAAGAGATATAGACGTAGCTATTAAGAAACTTAATTTTGAGCTTGATGGACAGCAGAAAGAAGAATTTGAGAAGGAGGTTAATGCCGTTGGCATTGTGCGTCACAGAAATCTTGTTAAGCTGGTTGGCTACTGCAGTGAAAAATTCGACAGATTGCTTGTTTTAGAGTTTGTTCCCAACAAATCCTTGAGATCTCATCTAAATG ATGAAGAGCGAAGATCAAATTTGAAGTGGTCAGAAAGAATGAAAATTGCCATAGGTTCTGCAAAAGGGTTGGCTTATCTGCATGAAGAAT GTAATTCTAAAATCATCCACCGAGATATCAAAGCAGAAAATATACTTCTTGATAATAATTATAAACCAAAG ATTGCGGATTTTGGACTTGCCAAGTTTTTTCCAGAAACGAATAGTGTCACTCACATCAGCTCTTGTTGGAAGGGAACCAATGT TTATGCAGATCCAGAAAATTATTATCCTCAAAAGGGTGAAAATATTCTTCAAAAAATTTCTGAAAAGTCAGATGTTTATTCCTTCGGTGTTGTGCTTCTAGAACTTATTACTGGGAGAAAAATTTTCGACGAACATCAAGTTGATATTGTCAATTGG GCAAAGCCTTTGATGATCAAAGGAGATTCAGTTGAAATCGAATACAGTTGTCTTGTTGATTCCCTATTGAGAAGAGACTACATAAAAagtgaaatgaaattaatgattTATTGTGCTGCTGCCAGCTTATATAGACCTTCTAAACTTCGACCAAGAATGAAACAG ATAGTTGAAGCTCTTGAAGGAAAAATACCTTGTAATGAATTATGGGTTGCGGAAG ataTTAACTACATAGCCGGAAAGCCATATAAACCGGAAATGATGAAGCGTCCTTCGTTGCTGAAGAAATTTGATTTTGGTGATCTAGCAACGGCGGCTGGAAGTTTCTCTGGAGCCCACCTTCTTCGACAGCATGATTTGTGTCCAGTCTATGAGGGAGTCCTTCCAAATAGTGATCAAAGGGTGGCAATTAAGAGACTTAGATACGAGCTCTCTCAACAGCAAAAAGATGAATTCAAGAAGGAGATTATGGCCATTAGCAATGTTTATCATCGAAATATTGTTAATCTAATTGGATACTGCAGTGACGATGATGACAATAGACTGCTTGTTTTTGAGTTCGTTCCCAACAATTCCTTGAAATTTCATTTACACG AAGGTGGGAGTTCCACAATAAACTGGTCAAATAGAATGAAAATCGCCGTAGGCTCAGCGAAAGGATTAAAATATATGCATGAAGACA GTGGACACAAAATTTTACATTTGTATGTTAAGTCAGATAATATTCTTCTTAATGATAAATTTATACCAAAG CTTGCAGAGTTTGGAAGTGCCAAGATTTTCCCGGATGCTTTAACCCATCTCTCTATCAGCCAAATCATGATAAATTCTGG TTACATGGCTCCTGAATATCAAGCTACCAACAAGCTTACTGATAAGCTTGACATTTATTCCTTTGGTGTAATTCTTTTGGAGTTGATTACCGGGAAACAACCTTTTGGTCATTTCAGTGGGCACACTAACATGGTTAAATGG GCTAAGCCCATGCTCTCAAAAAGTTTGTTCGAAGGCAAGGACATGTCCAATTTTGTCGATGAGGAATTACAGGGGTGCTATGACCCTAAACAAATGGATCAAATGGTTGCTTGTGTTTTAGCTTGTGTGCATGATGATCCACAACGTAGGCCACCAATGAGTCGG ATACTTGAAGTTCTGGAAGGACGTAAAAGTCTGGAAGAAACAATCCTGTTTCTGAATCTGAACAACAGATGA